GCGAAGTCGCTCTGCAAGATCCTCACCACCACGGGCGGCGGCACGCCGCTCATCCTCGTGCTCACCGAGGGCGGGCTCACGGCGGTCAGCGCCGACTGGGGCGCGACCGACGTGATCCTCGACTCCGCCGGCCCCGCCGAGGTGGACGCGCGCGTGCGCCTCGTCATCGGCCGCGCGGCGCTCGAGCACACGGGCAGCAAGATCCAGGCGTCCGGGGTCGTCATCGACGAGGCGAGCTACTCCGCCAAGGTGCACGGCAAGCCGCTCGACCTCACCTTCAAGGAGTTCGAGCTGCTCCGCTTCTTCGCGAGCCACCCGTCGCGGGTCTTCACGCGCGAGCAGCTGCTCAGCGAGGTGTGGGGCTACGACTACTTCGGCGGCACGCGTACGGTCGACGTGCACGTGCGGCGCCTGCGGGCGAAGCTCGGCGACCTCGAGTCGCTCATCGGCACGGTGCGCAACGTCGGCTACCGCTTCAACGTGTACGAGGAGGACAGTGAGCGCGTTCCCGCCCCCACCGATCCCGGCGCCTGACGCCTCCCGCGTCGCCCGCGTCGAGCCCACCCCCGACGTCGTCCGCGGGATCCTCGAGCTCGGCGACCGCGCCCGCGCGGACGACGGCGTCGCCCCGTTCAACGAGCAGACCCGCCTCACGCTCGGCACGGAGGACGGCCCCGCCCTCCTCGTGGTCCAGGGGACGGACGGCCGCCCGATCGGCGCGGCCGTGGCTGCGCGCGGAGACGGCGGGATCGAGGCCGAGATCGTCGTGGATCCGGCTCGCCGCCGCCGCGGCGTCGGCCGCGCGCTCCTCGACGCCGTGCTCGCGGAGGCCGCGGGATCCCCCGTC
This genomic interval from Clavibacter michiganensis contains the following:
- a CDS encoding response regulator transcription factor gives rise to the protein MAQLLILTSSADTDVLPALGLLSHRTRHIQADAASLVNAPAADLVLVDARRDLASAKSLCKILTTTGGGTPLILVLTEGGLTAVSADWGATDVILDSAGPAEVDARVRLVIGRAALEHTGSKIQASGVVIDEASYSAKVHGKPLDLTFKEFELLRFFASHPSRVFTREQLLSEVWGYDYFGGTRTVDVHVRRLRAKLGDLESLIGTVRNVGYRFNVYEEDSERVPAPTDPGA